The nucleotide sequence GTCTACGCGAGACAGAGTGGCGGTAATTGCTTTCCAGGGTGAAAGTGTGCTGGTTCCAACTAATTTCAGCAGCTCTTTGGTTAAGATCCAAGCCCAGTTATTGGCGCTGAAGGCAGTTGGTCTTACCCCTTTGGCCCATGCTCTGCAAGAGACAATTCTGTTCGTGCGTCAGCACCGAGTCTACAGACCTTTGGTAGTGCTGATCACTGACGGTATCCCCACAGTGGCACTGGCCGGCGGCGATCCCAGTGCAGATGCCTTAACTCTGGCGACGCACTTTCGATCGTTACCGTTAGAGTTTGCGTGCATCGGTCTTAATCCCAATCAATCGTTTCTGGAAAAACTAAGCCAAAGGAGCGGTGGACAGTTATATGTTGTGGAAGAACTGGACACGTCTGTTTTGGCCCAATTGGTACATAAAGAACTGCAGCGGCGGCGGGCCCATTAGCAGGAATAATTCTGTTCAGTGACGAATAAAACCCTCACCGGAGCAATAAGGGAGGGTTTTTAGATGTTGACCTTGGTATTGGCGCTTATCTGTGCCTTACTGGTGGCTGTTTTCGCCGTTCAAAATGCTAAGCCGGTGGCCGTGACTTTTTTAGCCTGGCATTTCGAAATATCCTTAGTTTTAATTATTCTTGGTGCAGCGGCATTAGGGGCGGTGGCTGCATTCTTGTTGGGAACCATAAGACTAGTTAGACAGGGGCGAACAGTAAGAGAAGCGACCCAGCGAGCTCAACGCCTGGAGTCAGAGTTGGAGCGGCTGCAACGCGCGGCTGAGTCAAAAGAGAGAATGGAACTACCGGTTCAGAACGGAGAAACTAGCCAGTGAGGCGGTGGGAGTTAGCGGCACCGCCTCTAAGTGAGCAGGTTGAAGCTCTGAGTTTAAAGCTGAGTATTTCTAAGTTGCTGGCGGCTGTGTTAGTGCAACGTGGCTACACAACAGAGCAGGCGGCGCGACAATTTTTGTCTCCAGATCTGTCCCACCTTCAGACGCCTTTTGCTTTAGGCGGCATGACTTCTGCCGTGGAACGAATACGACTGGCGCAGCAACGACGGGAGCGAGTAGGGGTTTTCGGGGACTACGATGTGGACGGCATTGTAAGTACGGCCATCTTAGTGCTGGCCCTGAAGGAGCTGGGACTGGACGTTATCTACCGTCTGCCGGAACGCTTGACGGAAGGTTATGGCTTAAGCCAAGCTGGGCTGATGGATTTGGCCCAACAGGGTGCCAGCTTGATTATTACGGTGGATTGCGGTATCTCTAGCCTGTCGGAACTACATTGGGCTCAGGAGCAAGGGCTGGATGTAATTATTTGTGACCACCATCTTCCGCCTCCGATTTTGCCCCCAGCTGTAGCTATTCTTAACCCGAAAGTGGTGCCTAATGATGGTCTGTTTATCGATCTATCTGGGGCAGGGGTAGCCTTTAAGTTCGCTTGGGCCCTCCATCAAGATGTGGATCAGCGCTGGTTAGAATTGGCTGCTTTAGGCACAGTGGCTGATGTGGTGCCTTTGGTGGATGAAAACCGGGTTATGGTAGCTCACGGACTAAAAGCCATGAGCTCCAGTGCTTTTCCTGGTTTGCAGGCTTTGGCAGAATTAGCTGGAGTGGATTTAGCCGCTCTGAAAGCAGGATCTGTCAGTTTTAGATTAGCGCCCCGACTGAATGCAGCCGGCCGGTTAGGAAGCGCTGTTCCCGGAGTAGAGCTTTTCCTTACTGATGATGAAACGAAAGCCTACGAAATTGCCCAGCAGCTGGATCACGAGAACCGAGAACGCCAACAGATCGAAGCCGAAGTTCTGGCCCAGGCCATGGATCAGGTGGAGCGGGATGCTGATCTTGGGCTGGAAACGGCTCTAGTGGTGGCCGGCGAGGGTTGGCACCCAGGGGTGTTGGGTATAGTCGCATCCCGCTTAGTTGACAAATGGCAACGCCCGTCTCTGGTAATATCGTTATCGGATGATATCGGTAAGGGATCCGGCCGCAGCATACCGTGCTTTTCTTTGTATGACGGACTGAAGGCTTGCAGCTCGTACTTAACAGCTTTTGGTGGGCATCGTTTAGCCGCTGGCTTCAGTCTAGATAAGAAGCAACTTACAGCTTTTCGTCAGGCTTTCACAGCAGTTGCCAACAGCCGCTTAACTCCGAAAGACTGCGTTGCTTATTCCCGGGTTGACAGCGAGATAACATTGAGAGAGCTTGATTTTTCCGTGGTCCGGGAGCTGGAATTGCTGGCACCGTTTGGTTATGGAAATCCCGAACCGGTTTTTCTGCTTCGGGATGTCGGAACCGAGCGGATCCGTCAAATAGGAACTGACGGTGCCCATCTACGGCTGGATCTGAATCAATTTGGAGAGGCGCTGCCGGCAGTAGGATTTGGGTTGGGGGATAGGGCCAAGGAGTTGACAAGCGCGAACAAGGCGGATGTTATTGGACATCTGGCAGTGACGCAGTGGCAGGGGTTGCTTGGCTTAGAATTTCGTCTTCAAGATATTCGAACCCAAAGCTATCCGGTTGAAATATGTTGCCGGCCGAGTGATTCGACTGCTCCCAGGCTGGTGGATTGGCGAGAGACTGGCCCTGCGTTTGCCGACCGAGAAATCGCCGCCCTAATTTCTGATTACGATCTTATTCTTAGTACACCGCCGGCCCAGCTAAGTGAGCTACGACTGCATCTCGGCAAGGTCCCGCCGCAGGGACGAATCTGCTTACACTTTCGTGCGGACGAGGTAGCTGCAGCTCAAGACAATATTAGAGAAAGATACTTGGATCGTGACTTTGTCGCTAAGGCATACTTATTGATTAAACAGGCCGGATCCACAGGAATTTCTAAGGCGGAGATGGCCGAGACACTTGGCAGCAGACAGGAAGAGACAGAAGGTAGAATTCAGCTAGCATTAACAGTTTTGGCAGAATTGGGTTTGGTCGAAGAACAGCTACCAAATGGCATACCCTACTTTCGCCTGATACGCGGAACGGGTAAGAAACGAGTTGATCTAAGTGTTTCACCGACCATCAAAAGGCTCGCCCACGAAAAAGCCCAGGCAATGGAGCTACTGGCCTTTTTTGCTGAAGCCCCGCCTGCTATACTAGCCGAAGCGTTAGGACGTCTGTGGAGAGAGTGCCAAACAATGGCAGAAGATGGCCTGATATGTTAGACTTAGTCTAGTGACTGTTCTATGGGAAGAGGGACAGAACGTGAAACTGGAGGAACTGTGTGAGAAAGTAAAAAGCTACAATCCTAGCGCCGATCTGGCACTGGTAGCTAAAGCGTATGATTTTGCTGCCATAGCTCATGCTGGCCAATTTCGCATTTCCGGTGATCCTTATATTCAGCATCCCCTAGGGGTGGCCCATATCCTGACCGAACTCGAATTGGACGCCATTACCATTGCTGCTAGTCTGCTGCATGACGTGGTGGAAGATACTAAAATCACGCTGCAAGATATCCAAGAGGAATTCAATAAGGAAATCGCCTTGTTAGTAGACGGGGTGACAAAACTCAGCCGAATTGAGTACAAATCAAAGGAAGAACAGCAAGTAGAGAACCTGCGTAAGATGTTCTTTGCCATGGCCAAAGACATCCGCGTTATTCTAATCAAGTTAGCCGACCGCTTGCATAATCTCCGTACCTTGAAGTACCTACCAGTTAGAAAGCAGAAAAAGATTGCTCAGGAGACACTGGATGTATACGCACCTTTGGCTCACCGGCTGGGGATCTTTCGGATCAAATGGGAGTTGGAGGACACAGCCTTTCGCTATTTGGAGCCGGAAAAGTATTATGATCTGGTGGAAAAGGTTGCCAAGAAACGTCCGGAACGAGAATCCTATATCAACCAAGTTATCGGTATTTTAGAGCCCAAACTAGAAGAGGTTGGTATACAAGCTGAAATCCAGGGCCGGCCGAAGCATTTGTACAGTATATATCAAAAGATGGCTCAGCAAAATATAGACTTTCGAGAAATCTATGATCTGACGGCTATCCGAGTTATTGTAGACACCATCAAAGACTGTTATGGTGTTTTGGGTGTAGTCCATACTTTGTGGAAGCCTGTGCCGGGACGTTTTAAAGACTACATTGCCATGCCTAAAATCAATATGTATCAGTCACTGCATACCACTGTGATCGGCCCGCAAGGTGAACCGCTGGAGATCCAGATTCGCACTTGGGAGATGCACAGGACGGCAGAGTATGGCATTGCGGCTCACTGGCGTTACAAAGAAGGGAGCAAAGACAGCGACGAATTTGATAAGAAGCTACTGTGGTTGCGGCAGCTATTGGAGTGGCAGCACGACTTGCGCGATGCGCGTGAGTTCATGGAAACACTGAAAATTGATCTGTTTGCCGATGAAGTCTTTGTGTTTACACCCCGAGGGGACGTGATTGACTTACCGGCTGGATCGTGCCCCATTGATTTCGCTTACCGCATTCATACCGATATTGGGCATCGGTGCATAGGAGCCAAGGTAAACGGGCACCTGGTACCATTGGATTATAAGCTGCAAAACGGTGATATTGTCGAGATTGTAACCAGCAAATTAGCTGCTGGACCAAGTCGAGACTGGCTTAAATTGGTACGGACTCCGCAGGCCAAAGCTAAGATCCGACAGTGGTTCAAGAAAGAACGGAAAGAAGAGAGTGTAGCCCGCGGACGGGAAACACTAGAAAAGGAAATCCGTAAGTTGGGCTACGAGCCGCATGAGTTACTGGCTGATGGCCCCCTGGAAGCTGTACTGGAAAGGCTTTCTTTTTCAACTACGGAAGATTTGCTTGCTTCCGTGGGTTACGGTGGCCTGTCAGTAAACCAGGTAATTACACGCTTACGAGAAGAGTATCGGCGCTTGAATCCAGAAATTGAAGCCCAGATGGCAGTACCGGATCTAAAGCCGCGTCCACAAACTACTGATGTCAGCCGTGGAGTCAAGGTAAAAGGCGTCGATAATTTGCTGATTCGGCTCTCCCATTGTTGCAACCCTGTTCCCGGGGACCCTATTATTGGCTATATTACCAGGGGACGCGGTGTGTCTGTGCATCGGGTGAATTGTCCTAACGTGGCGTTTTTAAGCGATCCGGAGCGGTTGATTGAAGTTAGTTGGGATCAGGACCAAGCAGCTTCTTTTGCAGCCGACGTGGAACTAGCTGCAATGGACAGACCTGAGCTCCTTAGCGATGTCATGAATGTACTCAGTGATATGCGAACCCGTATCAGTGCCGTAAATGCCCGCACTACTCGAGATATGATTGCCATTATTAGCTTACGCCTGGAAATCAGAAATCTGGAAGAGCTAAAAGCCATTATTAACCGGCTGAGCTCTATTCGAGATGTTTTCAGTGTGGAGCGGGTGTCGCCTGCTTAAAGGAGGAACGAAGAGTGCGCGCTGTAATCCAACGGGCGAAAAAGGCTCAAGTGACTGTTGAAGGGCGAGTCGTAGGGACTATAGGTCCGGGGTTAGTGGTATTGTTGGGGGTTGCTGTAGGGGATATAGAGAAAGATGCGATTTACTTGGTTGATAAGATAACCAATCTGCGCATCTTTGAAGACGAAGCAGGGAAAATGAATCACTCCTTGCTTGACACAGGCGGTGAACTGCTGGTTGTTTCTCAGTTCACTCTGCTGGGCGATTGTCAGAAGGGTCGTCGACCTAGCTTTGTGAAGGCAGCCCCTCCAGAAGAAGCTGAACCATTGTACGAGATTTTTGTCAACGCGGCCAGGGCTGCTGGAGTGAAGGTTGGTACAGGTGAGTTTCGTACCGAGATGCTGGTAGAGATTCATAACCACGGGCCAGTGACATTAACCTTGGAAAGTCGGAGGGAAGAATAGGATGGCCATTGAGGTAGAACGCCTATCGGTGGGAATTATCTTGACCAATTGTTATCTAGTCCGTTGTTCGGCTGATGGGGAGGCGGTAGTAATTGATCCTGGAGCGGAGGGAGAAAAAATACTGGCGGTGGCTGAGAAAAAGAAGCTAAGACTGCGTTACATAATAAATACTCACGGCCATGGGGATCATATTGGTGCTAACCGTTATATGAAGGAACAAACGGGAGCCGAAATATTGATCCATGCTGCCGATGCGCCCCTGTTATTGTCGGCCCGCGGCAATCTTTCGACTTGGATCCCGGGCGGGATCACCAGTCCACCGGCGGATAGGTTACTTACTGATGGGGACACTATTGTTTGTGGTGAAACCGTGTTTAGAGTGCTTAGTACCCCGGGGCATACGCCCGGCAGCATTTCGTTGGTTACGCCTGGCTTGGCGTTCACCGGCGATGCTCTGTTTAAGGAGTCCATCGGACGTACGGACTTTCCCGGTGGTTCCTTGATCGATCTTCTCACCGGCATCAGAGAAAACCTATTCACTTTACCGGAAGATACTGTGGTTTATCCTGGACACGGTCCAGCCACTACCATTGGTCACGAACAACTCTATAACACTTTCTTTAATAAAGATAATTAACTTTACTTTAGGAAGTGACCATTGTAGGCAGGAGTTTGAAAACTCTTGTAGAATTAATAATACCGCGGGCAGAATTTGCCTTGAATTGCCAAGATAAAAAGTAAGGGGGATTAGAGTATGATCATTGGTATTCCAAAGGAAATCAAAGATAATGAATACCGTGTAGGCATGACACCGGCTGGAGTAGCCGCACTGAAAGGGGCCGGCCATCGTGTGGTGGTAGAAAAAGCGGCCGGACTGGGCAGCGGGATCACTGACGAGGAGTTTATCCAGGCTGGAGGAGAGATTGTACCTGGAGCAGCTGATGTTTATAGTGCTGCCGATATGATAATCAAAGTAAAGGAACCTCTCCCGGGTGAATATGATCTAATGAAAGAAGGCCAAATAGTATTTGCGTATCTTCATCTAGCGCCCGAAAAAGAGTTAACACAAGTTTTGCTACGTAAGAAGGTTGTGGGCGTGGCCTTTGAGACCGTGCAGCTGGCCAATCGGGGTTTACCGCTGCTGGTGCCTATGAGCGTAATTGCCGGACGCATGTCAATTCAGATTGGCATTCATTACTTAGAGAAACAAAACGGGGGCAAAGGCATTCTTATCTCCGGCGTTCCTGGGGTTCTTCCGGGCAAGGTGGCGGTAATCGGCGGTGGGACTGTGGGTTATAATGCAGCTCGTCAAGCCTCCGGTCTTGGGGCCGATGTCACCATTGTTGATATTGTACCCCAGCGGTTGGTACAGCTAGATGACCTGTTCCAAGGTCGAGTGAAGACCTTAATGTCCAACGCATTTAATATTGCCAACCTGGTGAAAGAGGCTGATCTTGTTATCGGCGCGGTTTTGATTCCGGGTGCTCGTACTCCGGTGCTGGTAACAGAAGAGATGGTCAAAACCATGAAGCCGGGATCGGTTATTGTGGACGTGGCTATCGACCAGGGTGGCTCTGTGCAGACAATGGATCGGATTACCAGCCACAGCGATCCCACGTTTGTCAAGTATGGAGTGGTACATTATTCGGTACCCAACATTCCTGGTGCTGTGCCGCGTACAGCTACATTTGCCCTAGCTAATGCGACTTTGCCCTACGCTTTGCAGTTGGCTAACAAGGGCTGGAAAAAAGCACTGCAGGATGACCCTGTTTTGGCCAAAGGCCTGAACGTGGCCGACGGGAAGGTGACATTTAAGGCAGTAGCTGACGAACAGGGACTAGAATATACACCGCCGGAAGAACTCCTAAAATAACATCAGAAGAGCCCGGATCAGCCAGATCCGGGCCACGGCACAATCGTAATTAACTGAAAAGTAAGGGAGGTGATCATTAGGTAGAATAGATGGAAAGTTACGGTAAGTGTGAGAAACGGGACTAGGCACAATCGCTAACTTTCTGAAGAAGAAAGGAGATGGGTGATGGAAGCTTTAATGGCGTTAAACTCAAAGGTGAACTCTTTTGTTTGGGGTCCTCCTATGCTTATTCTGCTAGTTGGAACTGGTATTTACCTTACCATAAGGCAGAATTGGCTACAGGTGAACAAGTTTGGCTATTCCCTTAAAATGACTCTCGGACGGTTAAGGGAAAAAGGAGAAGGCGTAGGTGGCGAGGTTACGCCATTCCAGGCTCTGGCCACGGCCATGGCCGGTACAATCGGTGTGGGCAACATTGCTGGGGTGGCCACCGCCATTGCTAGTGGCGGACCGGGGGCTGTATTTTGGATGTGGGTGTCGGCTTTCTTTGGTATGGTCACCAAGTATTCGGAAGCGGTCTTGGCTGTGCATTCTCGTGATGTCCTGCCCGATGGTACTGTCATCGGCGGACCGTTTAAGTATATTGAGAAAGAACTTAACGCTAAATGGCTGGCTTCGATTTTCGCTCTCTTTGGGGCCCTAGCAGCTTTCGGCATTGGCAATATGACCCAGTCCAATGCAATTGCTCAAGTGTTAAATACGTATTTTAATGTACCGCATCTGGCAACCGGGATTACTCTGGCTGTGCTGGTAGGCGCAGTGGTTATTGGAGGTTTAAAAAGCATTGTTAAGGTTACTGAAATCCTGGTACCCTTTATGTGCATCTTCTACTTTTTTGCTGGTATCGTTATAATAATTATGAATATAGGCAAAGTGCCAGCTGCTTTGGGACTTATAGTAAATAACGCCTTTACCGGGACAGCAGCTGTGGGTGGGTTTGCCGGAACTACTGTCATGATGGCCATGAACAAAGGCGTAGCCCGC is from Bacillota bacterium and encodes:
- a CDS encoding DUF1049 domain-containing protein, which gives rise to MLTLVLALICALLVAVFAVQNAKPVAVTFLAWHFEISLVLIILGAAALGAVAAFLLGTIRLVRQGRTVREATQRAQRLESELERLQRAAESKERMELPVQNGETSQ
- the recJ gene encoding single-stranded-DNA-specific exonuclease RecJ — translated: MRRWELAAPPLSEQVEALSLKLSISKLLAAVLVQRGYTTEQAARQFLSPDLSHLQTPFALGGMTSAVERIRLAQQRRERVGVFGDYDVDGIVSTAILVLALKELGLDVIYRLPERLTEGYGLSQAGLMDLAQQGASLIITVDCGISSLSELHWAQEQGLDVIICDHHLPPPILPPAVAILNPKVVPNDGLFIDLSGAGVAFKFAWALHQDVDQRWLELAALGTVADVVPLVDENRVMVAHGLKAMSSSAFPGLQALAELAGVDLAALKAGSVSFRLAPRLNAAGRLGSAVPGVELFLTDDETKAYEIAQQLDHENRERQQIEAEVLAQAMDQVERDADLGLETALVVAGEGWHPGVLGIVASRLVDKWQRPSLVISLSDDIGKGSGRSIPCFSLYDGLKACSSYLTAFGGHRLAAGFSLDKKQLTAFRQAFTAVANSRLTPKDCVAYSRVDSEITLRELDFSVVRELELLAPFGYGNPEPVFLLRDVGTERIRQIGTDGAHLRLDLNQFGEALPAVGFGLGDRAKELTSANKADVIGHLAVTQWQGLLGLEFRLQDIRTQSYPVEICCRPSDSTAPRLVDWRETGPAFADREIAALISDYDLILSTPPAQLSELRLHLGKVPPQGRICLHFRADEVAAAQDNIRERYLDRDFVAKAYLLIKQAGSTGISKAEMAETLGSRQEETEGRIQLALTVLAELGLVEEQLPNGIPYFRLIRGTGKKRVDLSVSPTIKRLAHEKAQAMELLAFFAEAPPAILAEALGRLWRECQTMAEDGLIC
- a CDS encoding bifunctional (p)ppGpp synthetase/guanosine-3',5'-bis(diphosphate) 3'-pyrophosphohydrolase, with translation MKLEELCEKVKSYNPSADLALVAKAYDFAAIAHAGQFRISGDPYIQHPLGVAHILTELELDAITIAASLLHDVVEDTKITLQDIQEEFNKEIALLVDGVTKLSRIEYKSKEEQQVENLRKMFFAMAKDIRVILIKLADRLHNLRTLKYLPVRKQKKIAQETLDVYAPLAHRLGIFRIKWELEDTAFRYLEPEKYYDLVEKVAKKRPERESYINQVIGILEPKLEEVGIQAEIQGRPKHLYSIYQKMAQQNIDFREIYDLTAIRVIVDTIKDCYGVLGVVHTLWKPVPGRFKDYIAMPKINMYQSLHTTVIGPQGEPLEIQIRTWEMHRTAEYGIAAHWRYKEGSKDSDEFDKKLLWLRQLLEWQHDLRDAREFMETLKIDLFADEVFVFTPRGDVIDLPAGSCPIDFAYRIHTDIGHRCIGAKVNGHLVPLDYKLQNGDIVEIVTSKLAAGPSRDWLKLVRTPQAKAKIRQWFKKERKEESVARGRETLEKEIRKLGYEPHELLADGPLEAVLERLSFSTTEDLLASVGYGGLSVNQVITRLREEYRRLNPEIEAQMAVPDLKPRPQTTDVSRGVKVKGVDNLLIRLSHCCNPVPGDPIIGYITRGRGVSVHRVNCPNVAFLSDPERLIEVSWDQDQAASFAADVELAAMDRPELLSDVMNVLSDMRTRISAVNARTTRDMIAIISLRLEIRNLEELKAIINRLSSIRDVFSVERVSPA
- a CDS encoding D-tyrosyl-tRNA(Tyr) deacylase, whose product is MRAVIQRAKKAQVTVEGRVVGTIGPGLVVLLGVAVGDIEKDAIYLVDKITNLRIFEDEAGKMNHSLLDTGGELLVVSQFTLLGDCQKGRRPSFVKAAPPEEAEPLYEIFVNAARAAGVKVGTGEFRTEMLVEIHNHGPVTLTLESRREE
- a CDS encoding MBL fold metallo-hydrolase, which translates into the protein MEVERLSVGIILTNCYLVRCSADGEAVVIDPGAEGEKILAVAEKKKLRLRYIINTHGHGDHIGANRYMKEQTGAEILIHAADAPLLLSARGNLSTWIPGGITSPPADRLLTDGDTIVCGETVFRVLSTPGHTPGSISLVTPGLAFTGDALFKESIGRTDFPGGSLIDLLTGIRENLFTLPEDTVVYPGHGPATTIGHEQLYNTFFNKDN
- the ald gene encoding alanine dehydrogenase, whose protein sequence is MIIGIPKEIKDNEYRVGMTPAGVAALKGAGHRVVVEKAAGLGSGITDEEFIQAGGEIVPGAADVYSAADMIIKVKEPLPGEYDLMKEGQIVFAYLHLAPEKELTQVLLRKKVVGVAFETVQLANRGLPLLVPMSVIAGRMSIQIGIHYLEKQNGGKGILISGVPGVLPGKVAVIGGGTVGYNAARQASGLGADVTIVDIVPQRLVQLDDLFQGRVKTLMSNAFNIANLVKEADLVIGAVLIPGARTPVLVTEEMVKTMKPGSVIVDVAIDQGGSVQTMDRITSHSDPTFVKYGVVHYSVPNIPGAVPRTATFALANATLPYALQLANKGWKKALQDDPVLAKGLNVADGKVTFKAVADEQGLEYTPPEELLK
- a CDS encoding sodium:alanine symporter family protein, which codes for MEALMALNSKVNSFVWGPPMLILLVGTGIYLTIRQNWLQVNKFGYSLKMTLGRLREKGEGVGGEVTPFQALATAMAGTIGVGNIAGVATAIASGGPGAVFWMWVSAFFGMVTKYSEAVLAVHSRDVLPDGTVIGGPFKYIEKELNAKWLASIFALFGALAAFGIGNMTQSNAIAQVLNTYFNVPHLATGITLAVLVGAVVIGGLKSIVKVTEILVPFMCIFYFFAGIVIIIMNIGKVPAALGLIVNNAFTGTAAVGGFAGTTVMMAMNKGVARGVFSNEAGLGSAPIVHAAARVKHPVEQGFWGIFEVFADTLVICSITALSIILTGVWQTGETGAGLTALAFGQALPGIGPYLVTVGVVLFAYSTMLSWEYYGEKCLEYLAGPSIRLGYRILFIPFLIVGAVGALEAIWDLADTLNGLMAIPNLIGLLGCSPIIFKLTKEYFTEVRNSK